Proteins encoded within one genomic window of Brassica rapa cultivar Chiifu-401-42 chromosome A09, CAAS_Brap_v3.01, whole genome shotgun sequence:
- the LOC103843069 gene encoding protein SDA1 homolog: protein MSGSLGRTPESLKASGRSSEKLSLPILQGKIKRDPDGYETELQLIYKQFKASVDLFQQQAALSFSSVGSDPSVAKDLGDRAMFLAHVTPFYPKQLAEFPAQLTDLLRTSCLAMPSGLRNHVSQALILLMNRKSLVIEDLLALFLDVQCIGDRNLRKLAFSHIVQTIRKMSVTDPRHKGLQKIVISMLEQEDETKAKRALVTLCELLKKKVWLGDRHERVAIAICEACFHASPRIMVSSLRFLLDYENIEDEDDSDASDNDDDEDSKPENHVVINREAVYKANNKGTSSSKKKKQAKLQRAMKSIKKKQRASSESTTSTYSPLNHLNDPQKFAEKLLSRLQTGKSIGKTSERIETRLMMMKVIARTIGLHKLQLLSFYTYLQNYAKPHEKDVTQILAAAVQACHDGVPSDAVKPLFMQIVNQFVHDRSRPEAIAVGLNVIREMCLRIPELMTEELLQDLALYKKEHEKAISAGARSLIALFREINPSLLVKKDRGRPGGPVAKPKQFGEANVFSDVPNVELLQESDHESDSDDGDEEDDDVELPGSDDVEQEELVPDDCGNEDEAEEDSDDDMNNTEDDSDVDTSIAGDDEEEDMNDSNEAETDSENEEMESEEDDDDGEASDSSEEDSGSKEKAKGKKRKMVDFDANLLSADTSLRALKRFAEAKSEQPSLDENDGILSNEDFRKIKDLQAKKEAKLALARKGFKVPDSDQLSKKRVNPAKLEAHIRHKLTKEQRMELVKAGREDRVKYQSRTATKQKKVGGSSNKQKEHKKNMPLAAIRSKAGRSKRSKKMKKSNSGTQFRGRKAWK from the exons ATGTCCGGATCTCTAGGCCGCACGCCGGAGTCCTTAAAGGCCTCCGGCCGGAGCTCCGAGAAGCTCAGCCTCCCCATCCTCCAGGGCAAAATCAAGCGCGACCCGGATGGATACGAAACAGAGCTCCAACTAATCTACAAACAGTTCAAAGCCTCCGTCGATCTCTTCCAGCAGCAAGCCGCCCTCAGCTTCTCCTCCGTCGGCTCCGACCCTTCCGTCGCCAAAGACCTCGGCGACCGAGCCATGTTCCTAGCTCACGTCACTCCCTTTTACCCTAAGCAGCTCGCGGAGTTCCCAGCTCAGCTGACTGATTTGCTCCGCACCTCGTGCCTCGCGATGCCCTCGGGGCTGAGGAACCACGTCTCTCAGGCGTTGATTCTTCTTATGAATCGAAAG AGTCTTGTCATCGAGGATTTGCTGGCTCTGTTTCTGGATGTTCAGTGTATTGGTGATAGAAACTTGAGGAAGCTTGCGTTTTCTCACATTGTTCAGACCATTCGTAAGATGAGTGTTACTGATCCGAGGCATAAGGGACTTCAGAAGATTGTCATCTCCATGTTGGAG CAAGAAGATGAAACAAAGGCTAAGAGAGCACTTGTTACTCTATGTGAGCTTCTCAAGAAGAAGGTTTGGCTTGGTGATAGACATGAGAGAGTTGCTATTGCCATTTGTGAAGCTTGCTTTCATGCTTCGCCTAG GATCATGGTATCTTCTCTTCGGTTTCTTCTTGACTACGAGAACATTGAGGATGAGGATGATAGTGATGCTTCAGACAACGACGATGACGAGGATTCAAAGCCCGAAAACCATGTTGTGATTAACAGGGAGGCTGTTTACAAG GCGAACAACAAAGGTACATCTTctagcaagaagaagaagcaagcgAAACTGCAACGTGCGATGAAGAGTATTAAGAAGAAGCAGCGTGCTTCGTCCGAGAGCACCACTTCAACTTATTCACCTCTCAATCATCTAAATGATCCTCAG AAATTTGCAGAGAAATTACTTTCTCGTCTTCAGACTGGCAAGAGCATTGGCAAAACTAGTGAACGAATTGAG ACCAGGTTAATGATGATGAAAGTTATTGCACGAACAATTGGGCTTCACAAGTTGCAATTATTAAGCTTTTACACTTATCTTCAAAACTACGCTAAG CCACATGAAAAGGACGTTACACAAATACTTGCAGCAGCAGTTCAGGCTTGCCATGATGGG GTTCCTTCTGATGCTGTGAAACCACTGTTCATGCAAATTGTGAATCAGTTTGTACACGACCGTTCACGTCCTGAG GCTATTGCTGTCGGACTCAATGTGATTCGAGAAATGTGCCTGAGGATTCCCGAG TTGATGACAGAAGAGTTGCTGCAAGATCTTGCTCTGTATAAAAAGGAACATGAAAAAGCCATATCCGCAGGAGCCCGTTCCCTCATTGCATTGTTCAGAGAG ATCAATCCTTCGCTTCTAGTGAAAAAAGACCGTGGCCGTCCTGGAGGTCCCGTTGCCAAACCTAAACAATTCGGAGAAGCTAATGTCTTCAGTGATGTTCCCAATGTTGAGTTATTGCAAGAAAGTGATCATGAGAGTGACTctgatgatggtgatgaagaagatgatgacgtGGAGTTGCCTGGCAGTGATGATGTCGAGCAGGAGGAGCTGGTGCCTGATGATTGTGGAAACGAGGACGAAGCTGAAGAAGATTCTGATGACGATATGAACAACACTGAAGATGACAGTGATGTTGATACTTCCATCGCGGGTGACGACGAAGAGGAAGATATGAATGACAGTAATGAAGCCGAGACTGATTCTGAAAACGAGGAGATGGAAagcgaagaagatgatgatgatggagaaGCTTCTGATTCTTCTgaagaagatagtggaagcaaaGAGAAGGCCAAGGGGAAGAAAAGGAAGATGGTTGATTTCGATGCGAATCTCCTCTCTGCTGATACAAGCCTACGAGCACTTAAGAGGTTCGCAGAAGCCAAGAGCGAGCAGCCTTCTTTGGATGAAAACGATGGCATACTTTCCAATGAGGACTTCCGAAAAATCAAAGATCTTcag GCAAAGAAGGAAGCAAAACTTGCATTGGCTCGAAAAGGGTTCAAGGTTCCGGATTCTGATCAGCTAAGTAAGAAGCGTGTCAATCCAGCCAAACTTGAA GCTCACATAAGGCATAAACTAACAAAGGAGCAGAGAATGGAGTTAGTTAAAGCGGGTAGGGAGGACAGAGTGAAATACCAATCCAGGACTGCCACCAAGCAGAAGAAG GTGGGAGGATCGAGCAATAAACAGAAGGAGCACAAGAAGAATATGCCTCTTGCTGCGATAAGATCAAAGGCTGGTAGATCAAAGCGAtccaagaaaatgaagaaaagcaACAGCGGAACCCAGTTCAGAGGAAGGAAAGCTTGGAAATGA